One genomic window of Monodelphis domestica isolate mMonDom1 chromosome 1, mMonDom1.pri, whole genome shotgun sequence includes the following:
- the FUT7 gene encoding alpha-(1,3)-fucosyltransferase 7, whose translation MSAYRLLFSHQAMVGMVLLIALWLLIAHFLSSSRPWDTGIWSLSGVLQPHSKLTVLIWHWPFNKSLPLDGDVCARYGVADCWLSTNRSLLHRANVVVFHHHELQSGAVRLPLAKRPPGQPWVWTNLESPSNTHGLSRYRNIFTWVMSYRRDSDIFVPYGELVPRAGPDLPVPAKNRTAAWVISNYRRTQKRALVYSQLSKYLLIDVFGRASRKPLCAGCLLPTLAPYRFYLAFENSQHPDYITEKLWRNALSAGVVPVVLGPPRATYEAFLPADSFVHVDDFGSVRDLATFLKSVNASHYQRFFAWRKRLAVRLYSDWRERFCGVCARYPHLPQGQVYRDLEAWFKSQ comes from the coding sequence ATGTCCGCCTACAGACTGCTCTTCTCCCATCAAGCCATGGTTGGGATGGTACTGCTCATCGCTCTCTGGCTCCTGATCGCTCATTTCCTGTCTTCAAGCAGGCCATGGGACACGGGTATATGGTCCCTGAGTGGAGTCCTACAGCCCCACTCCAAACTCACGGTCCTTATCTGGCACTGGCCCTTTAACAAGTCCCTGCCATTGGATGGTGATGTCTGTGCTCGCTACGGCGTGGCCGACTGCTGGCTCAGCACCAACCGTAGCCTCCTCCACCGGGCCAACGTAGTGGTCTTCCACCATCACGAACTCCAGAGCGGGGCCGTCCGGCTGCCTTTGGCTAAGCGGCCCCCGGGGCAGCCCTGGGTATGGACCAACCTCGAGTCTCCAAGCAATACTCACGGGCTTTCCCGTTACCGGAACATTTTCACCTGGGTCATGAGCTACCGGAGGGACTCTGACATCTTTGTGCCTTATGGAGAGCTGGTGCCCCGAGCCGGCCCTGATCTCCCCGTGCCAGCCAAGAACCGCACCGCTGCCTGGGTCATCAGTAACTACCGGCGGACGCAGAAGCGTGCGCTAGTGTACAGCCAGCTGTCTAAGTATCTCCTGATAGACGTCTTTGGCCGCGCCAGCAGGAAGCCCCTCTGCGCCGGCTGCCTCCTGCCCACCCTTGCCCCCTACCGATTCTACCTGGCATTCGAAAACTCCCAGCACCCGGACTACATCACCGAGAAGCTGTGGAGAAATGCCCTGAGTGCCGGGGTCGTGCCTGTGGTGCTGGGCCCTCCCCGGGCCACCTACGAGGCCTTCTTGCCGGCCGATTCCTTTGTGCACGTCGATGACTTCGGCTCCGTCCGGGACCTGGCCACCTTCCTGAAGAGCGTCAACGCCAGCCACTATCAGCGCTTCTTTGCCTGGCGTAAAAGGCTAGCTGTGCGGCTCTACAGCGACTGGAGGGAGCGCTTCTGCGGCGTCTGTGCCCGCTATCCCCATCTGCCCCAGGGCCAGGTCTACAGGGACTTAGAAGCCTGGTTTAAATCACAATGA